Proteins encoded together in one Chitinophagales bacterium window:
- a CDS encoding N-acetyltransferase, whose product MSNIEIRKVTTNDLEELQKIGRLTFFEAFASGNTEENMNKYLDEAFSFTKLTTELSDNNAEFYFATLDNKVIGYLKLNFGQSQTELQDNKAVEIERIYVLKEYHGKGVGQLLLDKAIKIARQKNTEYVWLGVWEKNPRAINFYKKNGFVEFDKHIFKLGNDEQTDIMMKLKLNDNE is encoded by the coding sequence ATGAGCAACATTGAGATAAGAAAAGTAACAACTAACGACCTTGAAGAGTTACAAAAAATCGGCAGACTGACTTTTTTCGAAGCATTCGCTTCGGGCAACACCGAAGAAAATATGAACAAATATCTTGACGAAGCTTTTTCGTTTACTAAACTGACGACAGAACTTAGCGACAATAACGCTGAGTTTTATTTCGCAACACTTGACAACAAAGTAATCGGTTATTTAAAACTGAATTTCGGACAATCACAGACAGAGTTGCAAGACAACAAAGCCGTTGAAATTGAAAGAATTTATGTGCTGAAAGAATATCACGGAAAAGGGGTTGGACAACTACTTCTCGACAAAGCAATTAAAATCGCAAGACAGAAAAACACAGAATATGTTTGGCTTGGTGTATGGGAAAAAAATCCGAGAGCAATAAACTTTTACAAGAAAAACGGTTTTGTAGAGTTTGACAAACACATTTTCAAGTTAGGCAATGACGAACAAACCGACATAATGATGAAACTTAAACTGAATGATAACGAATGA